One genomic window of Roseobacter ponti includes the following:
- the addA gene encoding double-strand break repair helicase AddA: MTARDEATEAQIRAARPDASTWLAANAGSGKTRVLTDRVARLLLDGVEPQHILCLTYTKAAASEMQNRLFRRLGAWAMLEDAALSAALAELGIDGETGADRLRDARTLFARAIETPGGLKIQTIHSFCASLLRRFPLEARVSPQFTEIEDRAADLLRAEIVEEMAGGPDAALVAELAEHYSNEGFTELTADIVRYREAFGAPVQRDDLLVLFGQPPDLSAARLEAAVFDGTEQAVLDEAIPVMLEKGGNDATAAQKLAAIGGLNLRNMHLLETVFLYGKSAANAFGSKAGSFPTKPTRTKIAHLTPALDAFADRIADAREARLALAAAAKSKALHNFAGRFLELYAAEKLRRGWLDFDDLILKARALLRDPAVAAWVLFRIDGGIDHILVDEAQDTSPAQWDVIRQLAAEFYSGAGARGNLARTLFVVGDKKQSIYSFQGADPREFDRMESEFGARFTQADLAFQRKALAWSFRSSEAVLRLVDETFTAEEEAGFGADPHRAFKSDLPGRVDLWPLTPEQEDEDDRAWHEPLDRRGTQHHDVVLARQIADRIADMIATGMTIPDDSGPGGALVRRPLRAGDFLILVQRRGTLFSEIIRACKNADLPIAGADRLKVGGELAVRDLAALLAFLATPEDSLSLASALKSPLFGWSEQELFTLAQGRGPQHLWQVLRDQQAKHPETLAILHDLRASVDFLRPYDLVERILTRHSGRRKLLARLGAEAEDGINALLAQALAYERTSIPSLTGFLVWIETDDLEVKRQIDTASDQIRVMTVHGAKGLEAPVVILPDARKRDISISDSILRMEDTPVWKTRADDMPAGMSQVVDEMKEAQRRERLRLLYVALTRAEKWLIVAAAGKLSDRGESWYQMVEAALNAAGAEEADFFGMPVRRLSHGDWDALPLISPEAAVEEETALPAFFRQPAPEPRSMAETLSPSDLEGAKALPGETGRTEEEAKAYGTLVHLLLEHLAGAGAEAGAALALSLADGHPDAEEALAEARAVLATADLQFLFGDDGLVEVPVSADLGTRRVFGTIDRLIVTRGSVLIVDFKTNRAVPGRAEDCPEGLLRQMGAYAHALAQIYPDRRIETAILWTARCSLMRLPHEIVRDALARTPYLDAAAPGT, encoded by the coding sequence ATGACTGCCCGCGATGAGGCGACCGAAGCACAGATTCGCGCCGCGCGCCCCGATGCCTCGACCTGGCTTGCGGCCAATGCCGGGTCCGGAAAGACGCGGGTGCTGACCGACCGGGTCGCACGTCTGTTGCTCGACGGTGTCGAACCGCAGCACATTCTGTGCCTGACCTATACCAAGGCTGCCGCTTCCGAGATGCAGAATCGCCTCTTCCGGCGCCTTGGTGCCTGGGCGATGCTGGAAGATGCGGCTCTCAGCGCAGCTCTGGCGGAGCTGGGCATTGACGGTGAGACCGGTGCAGACCGTTTGCGGGATGCGCGTACGCTTTTTGCACGCGCGATTGAAACGCCGGGCGGTCTGAAGATCCAGACGATCCATTCGTTCTGCGCCTCTCTGCTGCGCCGGTTCCCGCTGGAGGCGCGCGTCAGCCCGCAGTTCACTGAAATCGAGGACCGCGCCGCCGACCTCCTGCGGGCGGAGATCGTTGAAGAAATGGCCGGCGGTCCGGACGCCGCACTGGTCGCTGAACTGGCCGAGCATTACAGCAACGAAGGTTTCACGGAGCTGACCGCGGATATTGTGCGATATCGTGAAGCCTTTGGCGCCCCGGTGCAGCGCGACGATCTGCTGGTGCTTTTCGGGCAGCCGCCGGACCTCAGCGCCGCGCGTCTTGAGGCCGCTGTATTTGACGGGACCGAACAGGCGGTTCTGGACGAAGCAATCCCGGTGATGCTGGAAAAGGGCGGGAATGATGCGACAGCTGCGCAGAAGCTCGCAGCCATTGGCGGGCTTAACCTCCGCAATATGCACTTGTTAGAGACGGTTTTTCTTTATGGGAAAAGTGCCGCAAATGCCTTCGGCTCCAAAGCGGGCAGCTTTCCGACCAAACCGACACGGACAAAAATCGCGCATCTCACGCCCGCGCTGGATGCCTTCGCAGACCGTATCGCTGATGCCCGTGAGGCGCGCCTCGCGCTTGCGGCGGCGGCAAAATCGAAAGCGCTTCATAATTTCGCCGGGCGGTTTCTGGAATTATACGCAGCAGAGAAACTCAGGCGCGGCTGGCTCGATTTCGACGATCTGATCCTCAAGGCGCGCGCTTTGCTGCGCGACCCGGCTGTCGCCGCCTGGGTGCTCTTCCGGATCGATGGCGGCATTGACCACATCCTGGTGGACGAGGCGCAGGACACCAGCCCCGCGCAATGGGACGTGATCCGGCAGCTGGCAGCAGAATTTTACAGCGGCGCAGGCGCACGGGGCAATCTTGCGCGCACGCTTTTTGTCGTGGGTGATAAAAAGCAGTCGATCTATTCCTTTCAGGGGGCTGATCCGCGCGAGTTTGACCGCATGGAGAGCGAGTTTGGCGCAAGGTTCACGCAAGCTGATCTGGCGTTTCAGCGCAAAGCGCTGGCCTGGTCTTTCCGTTCATCAGAGGCCGTTCTGCGGCTGGTTGATGAAACCTTTACCGCCGAAGAGGAGGCCGGCTTCGGCGCTGATCCGCACCGCGCCTTCAAATCAGATCTTCCCGGGCGGGTGGATCTCTGGCCGCTCACGCCCGAGCAGGAGGATGAGGACGACAGGGCCTGGCACGAACCGCTCGACCGGCGCGGCACACAGCATCACGATGTCGTTCTTGCGCGGCAGATCGCGGACCGGATCGCGGATATGATCGCAACCGGTATGACCATCCCGGACGACAGCGGGCCGGGTGGTGCGCTCGTGCGCAGGCCGCTGCGGGCGGGGGATTTCCTCATCCTCGTGCAGCGCCGCGGGACGCTTTTTTCTGAAATCATCCGCGCGTGTAAGAACGCAGACCTTCCGATTGCCGGTGCGGACAGGCTCAAGGTAGGCGGCGAACTGGCCGTCCGCGATCTGGCTGCACTGCTGGCGTTTCTTGCCACGCCGGAAGACAGCCTGTCGCTGGCTTCGGCACTGAAATCTCCGCTTTTCGGCTGGAGCGAGCAGGAGCTTTTCACCCTGGCGCAGGGGCGCGGGCCGCAGCATCTGTGGCAGGTGCTGCGGGATCAGCAGGCAAAGCACCCCGAAACGCTCGCCATACTGCACGATCTGCGCGCCAGTGTTGATTTTCTGCGTCCCTATGATCTGGTGGAGCGGATCCTGACCCGGCACAGCGGTCGCAGAAAGCTGCTCGCCCGCCTGGGGGCGGAGGCCGAAGACGGGATCAACGCGCTGCTCGCCCAGGCGCTGGCCTATGAGCGGACCAGTATCCCCAGTCTGACCGGATTTCTGGTCTGGATCGAAACCGATGATCTGGAAGTGAAACGCCAGATCGACACGGCCTCGGATCAGATCCGCGTCATGACGGTGCATGGTGCCAAAGGTCTGGAAGCCCCTGTCGTCATCCTGCCCGATGCCCGAAAACGCGATATTTCGATCAGTGACAGTATCCTCAGGATGGAAGACACACCGGTTTGGAAAACCCGCGCCGATGATATGCCCGCCGGCATGTCGCAGGTTGTTGACGAGATGAAAGAAGCCCAGCGCCGTGAACGGCTGCGACTGCTTTATGTGGCTCTGACACGGGCGGAAAAGTGGCTGATTGTGGCGGCGGCGGGTAAGTTATCCGACCGGGGTGAAAGCTGGTATCAGATGGTCGAGGCCGCTCTGAACGCCGCCGGTGCAGAAGAGGCGGATTTCTTCGGCATGCCGGTCCGGCGGCTCAGCCACGGCGACTGGGACGCGCTGCCGCTGATCTCCCCGGAGGCCGCCGTTGAAGAAGAAACCGCCCTGCCTGCGTTTTTCCGACAGCCGGCACCCGAGCCCCGCAGTATGGCCGAGACCCTGTCACCCTCAGACCTTGAAGGTGCAAAGGCGCTGCCCGGGGAGACCGGCCGGACCGAAGAAGAGGCCAAAGCTTACGGCACGCTTGTGCATCTTTTGCTTGAACATCTGGCTGGTGCGGGTGCCGAAGCCGGCGCCGCCCTCGCTCTGTCGCTTGCCGACGGTCATCCGGATGCAGAAGAGGCGCTTGCAGAAGCGCGCGCCGTCCTGGCCACAGCTGATCTGCAGTTTCTTTTCGGCGATGATGGTCTGGTCGAGGTGCCGGTGTCCGCCGATCTGGGCACCCGGCGGGTTTTCGGCACGATCGACCGGCTGATCGTAACCCGCGGGTCCGTTCTGATCGTCGATTTCAAAACCAACCGCGCGGTGCCCGGTCGCGCCGAAGACTGCCCGGAAGGCCTCTTGCGGCAAATGGGGGCCTATGCCCATGCGCTGGCGCAGATCTATCCGGACCGGCGCATTGAAACGGCGATTTTGTGGACGGCGCGGTGCTCTCTGATGCGCCTGCCGCACGAAATCGTGAGGGACGCGCTGGCACGCACGCCATATCTTGACGCTGCGGCCCCGGGTACATAG
- the trxA gene encoding thioredoxin, with the protein MATHAVTDETFDAEVKQSDIPVVVDFWAPWCGPCKQIGPSLEELSSEMDGKVKIVKVNVDENPNAPAQMGVRGIPALFIFKDGQVVSNMAGAKPKAALQSWIEDSI; encoded by the coding sequence ATGGCAACCCATGCAGTAACCGACGAGACCTTTGACGCTGAAGTCAAACAGTCCGACATTCCCGTTGTTGTCGATTTCTGGGCGCCCTGGTGCGGCCCCTGTAAACAGATCGGACCTTCTCTCGAAGAGCTGTCCTCCGAGATGGACGGCAAGGTCAAAATCGTCAAAGTGAACGTCGATGAAAACCCCAACGCCCCTGCCCAGATGGGTGTGCGCGGCATCCCGGCGCTGTTTATCTTCAAAGACGGACAGGTCGTCTCAAACATGGCAGGCGCCAAGCCGAAAGCGGCCCTGCAAAGCTGGATCGAAGACTCAATCTGA
- the hslV gene encoding ATP-dependent protease subunit HslV: MAREEFPGWHGTTIIGVKKGGEVVIAGDGQVSLGQTVIKGSARKVRRLSPGGYDVVAGFAGSTADAFALLERLEAKLETTPGQLARASVELAKDWRTDKYLQKLEAMLIVSDGAEIFVITGAGDVLEPEHDVTAIGSGGNYALAAARGMMDSDRDAETVARDAMAIAADICVYTNGNLTVEKISK; the protein is encoded by the coding sequence ATGGCCCGCGAAGAGTTTCCCGGATGGCACGGCACTACGATTATCGGCGTCAAAAAGGGCGGCGAGGTTGTCATTGCCGGCGACGGGCAGGTCTCTCTGGGCCAGACCGTAATCAAGGGCTCCGCGCGCAAAGTGCGCAGGCTCTCGCCCGGCGGCTATGACGTGGTCGCGGGGTTTGCGGGATCTACGGCAGATGCCTTTGCGCTGCTCGAACGGCTGGAAGCGAAACTGGAAACGACGCCCGGGCAGCTGGCGCGCGCGAGTGTAGAGCTGGCCAAAGACTGGCGCACTGATAAGTATCTGCAGAAACTCGAAGCGATGCTGATCGTCTCGGACGGCGCGGAGATCTTTGTCATCACCGGCGCGGGCGATGTGCTGGAGCCTGAACATGACGTCACCGCCATCGGGTCGGGCGGCAACTATGCGCTCGCGGCGGCACGCGGCATGATGGACAGCGACCGGGACGCAGAAACCGTGGCGCGGGATGCAATGGCGATTGCCGCCGACATCTGTGTCTATACCAACGGCAATCTGACGGTCGAAAAGATCAGCAAATGA